From the Deltaproteobacteria bacterium HGW-Deltaproteobacteria-4 genome, one window contains:
- a CDS encoding phosphohydrolase, whose amino-acid sequence MKNPPEVPETHRPVISWTTPIPVLSRASAVRYGMLVLLALLLTLIILPHPARIPSDFYPGDIATHNYKASRDLLLEDRFLTEQKRSEAYDQVEFYYDFDSHFGEDLVGRLVQVGLSLELQDKEKAPATEHENILGFVASKEELALLQQFADNEAWRAAVHRAVVVPYNALVVENLPAFQSDRAKGVVLRDLQGNIPESKLGNRLVIDLQELRGEIKGRLAELRTIPLKQRRLLSAMVEKMLRPNLTFNRGETELRRKAAVDAVNPALFQIKRGEMIVRVGERISEEQLRKLKAIASHSGDYAASVRTTIGLMLLTILLLFAVHRFGKLNIRKYRPNNRDLLFLSIFFVVFFLLVKIALVVSSTLDAAFPNIEPETFYYLFPFAVGAMVVRIVLNSEVALIFNILATLLLGVQFGAAPILLFVFIGGVTAAHRVRRCKERSVIYRAGLYVGLINACAVFFLALLAGRPLSEQTLWGMIFGFFGGLLCAAVTTAVIPVIESLFRYTTDIKLLELANMNNPLLRELMVQAPGTYHHSVIVGNLVEAAAESINANPLLAKVAAYYHDIGKMKKPLYFSENMRDGENRHDKLAPSMSALIIAAHVRDGLDLAKEHKLGAMIKEVIEQHHGTAQMRFFYDKAKQQQGPDLPPLDEHEFRYPGPKPQTREAALIMLADAVEAASRTLKNPTPARIQGAVQKIINYIFTDGQLDECELTLKDLHLIAKSFNLVLAGIYHHRIDYPEPAFKETQKRKSSEHTDREPAKTAENQHSSTPQSRPEDIKRLGMS is encoded by the coding sequence ATGAAAAATCCTCCGGAAGTTCCCGAAACCCACCGTCCGGTAATCAGCTGGACGACCCCGATTCCCGTTCTGAGTCGTGCAAGCGCTGTCCGCTACGGGATGCTCGTCCTTTTAGCCCTCCTCTTAACGCTGATCATCCTTCCGCACCCGGCCCGCATCCCTTCGGATTTTTACCCGGGGGATATCGCCACCCACAACTACAAGGCTTCACGCGACCTGCTTTTGGAAGATCGCTTTCTGACCGAACAGAAGCGCAGCGAAGCTTATGATCAGGTCGAATTTTATTACGACTTTGACAGTCATTTCGGTGAAGACCTGGTGGGGCGATTGGTTCAGGTCGGCTTAAGTCTGGAGCTTCAAGACAAAGAGAAGGCGCCCGCCACAGAGCACGAGAATATTCTCGGTTTTGTCGCGAGTAAAGAGGAGCTGGCGCTGTTGCAGCAGTTTGCCGACAATGAAGCCTGGCGGGCGGCAGTGCATCGGGCGGTTGTCGTCCCTTACAATGCCCTGGTCGTTGAAAATCTCCCGGCTTTTCAAAGCGACCGTGCCAAGGGGGTGGTGCTGCGCGATCTTCAGGGCAATATCCCGGAATCGAAACTCGGCAATCGCCTGGTAATTGATCTGCAGGAGTTGCGCGGCGAGATCAAGGGGCGGCTGGCAGAGCTGCGGACGATTCCCCTGAAACAGCGGCGGTTGCTCAGCGCGATGGTCGAAAAGATGCTTCGCCCCAATCTCACCTTTAATCGTGGTGAGACCGAACTGCGCCGCAAGGCAGCGGTCGATGCCGTCAATCCCGCCCTCTTTCAGATCAAACGCGGCGAGATGATCGTGCGGGTCGGAGAGCGTATCTCCGAGGAGCAACTTCGCAAACTCAAGGCGATTGCCTCGCACTCCGGCGATTATGCCGCATCCGTGCGCACGACCATCGGTTTGATGCTCTTGACCATCCTCCTCCTCTTTGCCGTGCATCGCTTTGGCAAGCTTAATATTCGCAAGTATCGCCCGAACAATCGCGATCTTCTCTTCCTTTCGATCTTTTTTGTGGTCTTCTTTCTGCTGGTCAAGATTGCTCTGGTCGTCTCCTCCACCCTGGATGCCGCTTTCCCCAATATCGAACCCGAGACCTTTTACTATCTCTTTCCCTTTGCTGTCGGCGCCATGGTCGTCCGCATCGTCCTGAATTCGGAAGTTGCCCTCATCTTCAATATCCTCGCGACCCTGCTCCTCGGGGTTCAATTCGGGGCGGCACCGATCCTCCTCTTTGTCTTTATCGGCGGGGTGACGGCCGCACATCGCGTCCGTCGCTGTAAAGAGCGCTCGGTCATCTATCGGGCGGGTCTTTATGTTGGACTGATCAACGCTTGTGCCGTCTTTTTTCTTGCCCTCCTTGCCGGGCGCCCCTTGAGCGAACAGACCCTGTGGGGGATGATCTTCGGTTTTTTTGGCGGACTCCTTTGTGCTGCGGTCACCACCGCCGTTATCCCGGTGATCGAGTCACTGTTTCGTTATACGACCGACATCAAGCTTTTGGAACTCGCCAATATGAATAATCCGCTGCTGCGCGAGTTGATGGTGCAGGCGCCGGGGACCTATCACCATTCGGTGATCGTCGGTAATCTCGTCGAAGCCGCGGCGGAATCGATCAATGCCAATCCTCTCCTGGCCAAAGTGGCGGCGTATTATCACGATATCGGTAAAATGAAAAAGCCTCTTTATTTTAGCGAGAATATGCGCGACGGCGAGAATCGCCACGACAAACTGGCGCCGTCGATGAGTGCCCTGATTATTGCCGCCCATGTCCGCGATGGTCTTGATCTCGCCAAAGAACACAAGCTTGGCGCGATGATCAAAGAGGTGATCGAACAGCATCACGGCACGGCGCAGATGCGCTTCTTTTATGATAAAGCGAAGCAGCAGCAGGGTCCGGATCTGCCGCCGCTCGATGAGCATGAATTCCGTTATCCCGGCCCCAAGCCCCAGACCCGGGAGGCAGCCCTGATCATGCTCGCAGATGCGGTTGAAGCGGCGAGCCGGACGCTGAAAAATCCGACCCCGGCACGCATTCAGGGGGCGGTGCAGAAGATCATCAATTACATCTTCACCGACGGCCAACTCGATGAATGTGAATTGACCCTGAAAGATCTGCATCTGATTGCAAAGAGTTTCAATCTGGTCCTGGCCGGCATTTATCACCACCGTATCGACTATCCGGAACCGGCCTTTAAAGAAACACAAAAAAGGAAGAGCAGTGAACATACAGATCGAGAACCGGCAAAAACAGCAGAAAATCAGCATTCCTCAACTCCGCAAAGTCGCCCGGAAGATATTAAGCGTCTCGGGATGTCCTGA
- the ybeY gene encoding rRNA maturation RNase YbeY — MNIQIENRQKQQKISIPQLRKVARKILSVSGCPDAELSILIVGDRRIRQINRDYLQRDKSTNVISFAQQEGEAIGAGGLLLGDVVISAATAARDAADAGVPFVSELYFLLLHGILHLLGYDHERSGAAEAARMEAREEEVFAILRAEFPEITASS; from the coding sequence GTGAACATACAGATCGAGAACCGGCAAAAACAGCAGAAAATCAGCATTCCTCAACTCCGCAAAGTCGCCCGGAAGATATTAAGCGTCTCGGGATGTCCTGATGCCGAGCTGTCGATCCTCATCGTCGGCGACCGGCGCATTCGTCAGATCAATCGTGACTACCTGCAGCGCGACAAATCGACCAATGTCATCTCCTTTGCCCAGCAGGAAGGGGAGGCGATCGGCGCAGGCGGGCTTCTTTTGGGCGATGTGGTGATCTCGGCGGCGACAGCGGCCCGCGATGCTGCGGACGCCGGAGTCCCTTTTGTCAGCGAACTTTACTTTCTGTTATTGCACGGTATTCTTCACCTCCTCGGCTATGACCATGAACGCAGCGGCGCTGCAGAAGCGGCGCGGATGGAGGCGCGGGAGGAAGAGGTCTTTGCTATCCTGCGTGCCGAGTTCCCGGAGATCACAGCAAGTTCATGA
- a CDS encoding diacylglycerol kinase translates to MKPSRWLESVNCAIEGILWTARSQKHMRWHFLSAAAVLFAALFFKVPTVDFLLLTLAITVVLFAEIINTAVEVVVDLVSPDFHPLAKQAKDVAAGAVLLATCGAAVVGYVVFSSRIFSAVPGKERMIADVPGDVAVVSILIVTIAVILLKAHFAKGRPLHGGMPSGHAAVAFAIAVAIVFSGATLIIDLCAFTLAAMVSQSRLLMKIHTLGEVLFGALLGSCLALFLHLLL, encoded by the coding sequence ATGAAACCTTCGCGCTGGCTGGAGAGCGTCAACTGCGCTATTGAGGGGATCCTCTGGACCGCCCGTAGCCAGAAGCACATGCGCTGGCACTTTCTCAGTGCCGCTGCGGTCCTCTTTGCAGCGCTCTTCTTTAAGGTTCCGACCGTCGATTTTCTGCTTCTGACTCTGGCGATCACCGTTGTTCTCTTTGCCGAGATCATCAATACCGCGGTGGAAGTGGTCGTCGACCTTGTCAGTCCCGATTTTCATCCTCTCGCCAAACAGGCCAAGGATGTCGCCGCCGGAGCGGTTCTCCTTGCCACTTGCGGGGCGGCGGTGGTCGGTTATGTTGTCTTTTCCTCCCGTATCTTCTCCGCAGTGCCGGGGAAAGAGCGGATGATTGCCGATGTCCCCGGCGATGTTGCGGTGGTTTCGATCCTGATCGTGACGATCGCCGTGATTTTGCTCAAGGCGCACTTTGCCAAGGGGAGACCGCTGCACGGCGGCATGCCGAGCGGTCACGCTGCGGTCGCTTTTGCTATCGCCGTCGCTATCGTTTTTTCCGGTGCAACCCTGATTATTGACCTTTGCGCCTTTACTTTGGCAGCTATGGTCAGCCAGAGCCGGCTGTTGATGAAGATTCATACTCTAGGAGAAGTCCTCTTCGGCGCTCTGCTCGGGAGTTGTCTCGCTCTGTTTTTACATTTACTGCTCTAA
- a CDS encoding HlyC/CorC family transporter: protein MLFSRIFFGRPRRARTGEELQELIEESEANGILNEEEGEMLHSILEFGDMIVRQVMVTRTDMVICPITANLSRLLELINSSGHSRIPIFEGNTDGIVGIVYAKDLLRYWGANDDTLTIAAVMRTPFYVPETKAVEDLLQDFRSKRVHMAIVIDEYGGTSGLVTIEDLLEEIVGDIQDEFDREEDWLIVEEDGGVLVDGRLNIADLEEYFDLEIPRDKFDTVGGYLVNLNGQVPACGEFFTDSGLSLEVVAADQRKVSKVRIRRFTESPVAEIYE, encoded by the coding sequence ATCTTGTTCAGTCGCATCTTTTTCGGCCGGCCGCGCCGGGCGCGCACCGGTGAAGAGCTGCAGGAACTCATCGAAGAATCAGAAGCAAACGGCATCCTCAATGAAGAAGAAGGGGAGATGCTCCACTCCATCCTCGAATTCGGCGACATGATTGTCCGTCAAGTCATGGTCACCCGGACCGACATGGTCATCTGCCCGATCACCGCCAACCTCTCCCGCCTCCTCGAATTGATCAACTCCAGCGGTCATTCACGTATCCCCATCTTCGAAGGGAACACCGACGGTATCGTCGGCATCGTTTATGCCAAGGACCTGCTCCGTTACTGGGGGGCTAATGATGACACCCTGACCATTGCCGCGGTCATGCGCACCCCTTTTTATGTGCCGGAGACCAAGGCGGTGGAGGATCTTCTTCAGGACTTCCGCAGCAAGCGGGTGCATATGGCGATCGTTATTGACGAATATGGCGGCACTTCAGGCTTGGTGACGATCGAGGATCTGCTCGAAGAGATCGTCGGCGATATTCAGGATGAATTCGACCGAGAAGAGGATTGGCTGATCGTCGAAGAGGATGGCGGTGTTTTGGTCGATGGCCGGCTCAATATTGCCGATCTTGAAGAATATTTCGATCTGGAGATCCCCCGCGACAAATTCGATACGGTCGGCGGCTATCTGGTCAATCTCAACGGCCAAGTGCCGGCCTGCGGTGAATTTTTTACAGACAGCGGCCTGAGCCTGGAGGTCGTTGCCGCTGACCAGCGCAAAGTTTCCAAGGTACGTATCCGCCGCTTCACCGAAAGTCCGGTTGCGGAGATTTACGAATAA
- the lnt gene encoding apolipoprotein N-acyltransferase produces the protein MWRSLAALPWRILFTSTLAGLLLALAYPRPDFAAIAWVALVPLCLCLHARPFWSGFAAGLGFFGLVLYWLNIVMVTFGHLHPLLSLVCYLMLVAYLALFFAGVTWGTAYLQRRLNLSSALTFPVLWVALEYLRAHALTGFPWALLGYSQQSWLQAIQSADLFGVYGLSYLLALVNVTVALMIVALRQHRQMPRLAVAASILLFSANLLYGYLSLQENSAEREQTLTTTLVQGNIDQSIKWDPAFVQSTVERYRDLSLSAASEYKSELIVWPESATPFYYQDKNPLGEEVRQVAINSQAALLFGSPAYEKRADGRWHFLNSAFLLGSKGETLGRGDKVHLVPFGEYVPLKKILPFVNKLVEGIGDFSAGIIQPLRLGEHRIGILVCYEGIFPELARAYVNQGSDLLVNVTNDAWYGQSSAPFQHLSMARFRAIENRIWLVRAANTGISAFIDPTGQIIGATPIFVTLSTTAKVGLGSRPTLYRSIGDTLSLAFLLLCAYWFWCAWRRPRLS, from the coding sequence ATGTGGCGTTCCCTGGCCGCCCTGCCGTGGCGGATACTCTTCACTTCGACCTTGGCCGGCCTCCTGCTGGCATTGGCATATCCGCGCCCGGACTTTGCCGCCATCGCCTGGGTCGCTTTAGTCCCCCTCTGTCTGTGTCTGCATGCCCGCCCATTCTGGTCCGGTTTCGCCGCCGGCCTCGGTTTTTTCGGCCTGGTCCTGTACTGGCTGAACATTGTCATGGTCACCTTTGGCCATCTTCATCCCCTCCTTTCGCTTGTTTGCTATCTCATGCTCGTCGCTTATCTTGCCCTCTTCTTTGCCGGCGTGACCTGGGGGACGGCTTACCTGCAGCGCCGCCTCAATCTCTCCAGTGCTTTGACCTTTCCTGTCCTTTGGGTGGCGCTGGAATATCTCCGTGCGCATGCTCTGACCGGTTTTCCCTGGGCGCTCCTCGGTTATTCACAACAGAGCTGGCTGCAGGCGATCCAGTCGGCGGATCTCTTCGGCGTTTACGGCCTCAGTTACCTGCTCGCCTTGGTTAATGTCACTGTCGCCCTGATGATCGTCGCCCTGCGCCAGCACCGGCAGATGCCGCGTCTTGCGGTTGCCGCGTCGATCCTCCTCTTTAGCGCCAATCTCCTGTACGGCTACCTGAGTTTGCAGGAGAATTCGGCCGAACGCGAGCAGACCCTGACGACGACGCTGGTGCAGGGGAATATCGATCAGTCGATCAAGTGGGATCCGGCCTTTGTCCAGTCGACCGTCGAACGCTACCGTGATCTCTCCCTGTCCGCTGCCAGTGAATATAAATCCGAACTGATCGTCTGGCCGGAAAGCGCCACCCCCTTTTATTATCAGGATAAGAACCCCCTCGGTGAGGAAGTGCGGCAGGTGGCGATCAACAGCCAGGCAGCGCTCCTCTTCGGCAGCCCGGCCTACGAAAAACGCGCCGACGGACGTTGGCACTTTCTCAACAGTGCCTTCCTCCTCGGCAGCAAGGGTGAGACCCTCGGTCGCGGCGACAAGGTTCATCTCGTTCCTTTTGGCGAGTATGTGCCGCTCAAGAAGATCCTCCCCTTTGTTAACAAGCTCGTCGAAGGGATCGGCGACTTCTCGGCCGGTATCATTCAGCCGCTGCGTCTCGGCGAACATCGCATCGGTATCCTTGTCTGCTACGAAGGGATCTTCCCGGAGTTGGCCCGCGCTTATGTGAATCAGGGGAGTGATCTCCTTGTCAACGTCACCAACGATGCCTGGTACGGTCAATCCTCCGCCCCCTTTCAACACCTCTCCATGGCGCGTTTCCGGGCCATTGAAAACCGTATCTGGCTGGTGCGGGCGGCCAATACCGGGATCAGCGCCTTTATCGATCCCACCGGCCAGATCATCGGCGCGACGCCGATCTTCGTCACCCTCTCCACCACCGCCAAGGTCGGTCTCGGCAGTCGGCCGACCCTGTATCGCAGCATCGGCGATACCCTGTCGCTTGCCTTTCTGTTGCTTTGCGCCTACTGGTTCTGGTGTGCCTGGCGCCGTCCGCGCTTGAGCTGA